The genomic interval AGCAGGTCCATTGGCAACAGCAGGTGTTTGGCTTGAAGCAGGTTGGCTTCCAACTTCAAGTAGCTCCAAAGGAGTAGGAGATGCTGCTGTTGAAGAACTCCCAAGACCAGAAGCAGAGGGATTAGGTCGAACCAAACCCGACTTCTTTCCTCTAGCCATCCTAAACCAATTTGACAAGAAACACATCATTAGTCAACCTATATGCAGTGGAAATGTGAAATGCTGGAGCTTTCATGAATagaacacaaaaacaaaaatagaagCAAAAACACATGGTCAGCTTTATAAAACAATCTACATATATTGATTtcatttatatacatatagtaTAGAGATTAcattccttaatttgtgtaaTGTCTGTGCAGAAGCAAATGATGATTAAAAacaacaattatcattatatttatatctaTATCAAAGAACATGAACTCAAGAACATGTATGATTGAACCTAAAAATGATTGAAATGGGAATATAATTGTATCCTATTGTCCAATATTGCTTCAAACTCAATGATCCAGCACTCAAGCAACCATGCTTCAAACTATGTAATACATCAAAACCTACATTGTTTACTACCTATCATACTACTCTATGCAGCATCATATAATCTCTTAGTAATTGTTACGTTTGTGGCTGACAACTGTGACCAACTGAAAATATGAGATAGCTGAACCATTATTCTAGTTCTTGAGACTGTCAGGAAATATGACATCCTTTGCTGGTTGCTATCTTAATCAGATTGTTTATGATAGATCATACTTTCTAATGTAATTTGGACACTATGATATAGTTACCATGACATTATTATGATGAATTTTTGAACAAGTTGTCTTTTTACAGGAAGAGTTTCAGAATGTATATGTTGAAACACATGTAGGCACTTGATTATCCCTTGACACTGTTTAACTACTTAtgttcaaataaaatgaatgcataaatatataattaattgatgTAGGTCTTTCTGTGTTATTTTGGAATACCTGAAACATAATAGAATCAAAATGTTTGTATTCTAGTTGAAAATATGATGTAGATGATGCATTTATTTTACCAATTGAATTATTATTCAGATTACTGACGCAGTATTCATCTCTTTAGATTATTATTAGTTAATCTTTCTTCCTGTAGGTTGGAACTGCCATGGATATTGTAGAACAACTGGTGGAAGAACAAAGTCTGGATCCTTTGTTTACAAGTAAGTACATATATCTTATTATCTTGGACTATATAAACTGATGCTTACGGAAAATCTCTTTTCCCATGGATAAgaacaaaacaataaaaggAAAGTACACAAGTGCTGGACAAAATTGTGTATGCTCAGTTTTTTACATTCATTTCTTTCTATTGACAAGTCCACTATGCAATATATGACATCATGTTTCAACAAAAGGAATGAGAACATAAttctccaaaagaaaaaaaaatatatatatataaggagggaACAGACTAATTGACTCATCTATTCGTATGTTAAGTCTCTTAAATTGTATGGTTTTAACACACCTAGTGGTCATTTTGTTTTGATGTAGTGCTAGAATTCCATGATTGAGTCCTCTGTTTTTACTCTTTCAAATTTTAAGCCATATAGGTTCTTTACAGTGACCAAGTTCATACTCAGCTTCAATCTCTTTGGTCCAAAGTGACCAAATGCTACAGACTACTTCGGTCAAATAATCTATGCATATAACACAGGATGAGAGAACTACACAATGTTCAAATTACTTCAACATCCAGAAATCtcaaaaactaaaaattacaaatagaCTCATATGAAACAATGAAAAGGGTCACCGAGTATATCTCTGATGCCCTGGAAGTATAGCTTTTGTTATTTGAGTGATTATACACTGTTACTTCATCTACTATCTATGCCGATCATTCAAAAGCTTGCATAAACAAGTTAGAGGAGAAACTATCAAGACTAGAAATTGGATCCACAATTTagtacaaaaacaaaaacaatctaAGTGGGAAATATGCACAACTAGGCAAACACCCTGCATCATCTATTCATCTATATTCAACAGAAATAATTGAAATCTCAGTGGGAGAACTTACCCAGATTATGGAATTCTGAGAgcttagagaaagagaggaagtgATGAAATGCTGGGGGTTGAGGCTAAGGTAGTATGAGTATGGGTGAGGAGACGGCGGCGATGAGGTAGGAGGGGGTGGAAGTGGAGGGAGCAGGTTGGCAAGATGGGAGAGAACACAGAGAAGGATGGCATCTGTTCTCTGCCTCGATGAGAATGGAAAGCAGGAAAGGTATGACTGAATCTGAAACAGTTCTTTGCGGCTTAACACATAACCTGATAACCCTAACAAATTTAAATCAACGGCCATGATGAATAATCCAAGGGTCAAGATTAAAAGTTATTTAATtgcgggacgggacgggacgaagcgggatataaattattcgtcccacgtcccgtcccactgttatgaaacgggacgggatcaggaCGGGacaaacgtttttagacctccgtcccgtcccgtccctatgaatttcgggacgggatcgggacgggatcgggattttcgttttttatgcccacccctagctaAAATCATCAAATCAAACATTCGGACCTCCATTAGACGCCATATAACCAGATTTCATAGCACCTTCTTCACTATATACATAAGCCAATCCTCCATGACTCGTCACATCCACGCCTGCCATTTCTTCCTCCGATGAAATCCTCAACAGCTTCAACTTGTGCAGCAAGAAAAACAATGTCCCCATTGTCACACTCACAAACGCAGCTACCACCACAATCTGCACCAAATGCGCAGCCAACAGCTTAGCACCGCCGCCCATAAACAACCCAAATGGCCTATCCGGGTGCCCCGGATATACCTCGTTCACATAAGCCTTCTTGGCAAACAAGGTCGTGAATATAATCCCCCAAGTCCCACACCCTCCATGAAGCTGTGCAGCCTCCAAAGGGTCATCATACGTCAACTTCTCAGCAAGCATGTTGCACCCTATCAACACCCAAGCAGCTATAATCCCACAAATAATTGCTGCCGAAGGATCAACCACAGAACAGCCAGATGTGATAGCTGCAAACTTGCCAAGCAAGCCATTGCACACATCAATGACATTCCAGTGACCGGAGAGCAGGCGCTTCCCGAAGAGTGTAGTCAGTGCTGCAGCGCATCCGGCCAAGGTACTTGTCACGGCGGTCCGTCCCACAGCGCTCCATTGTCCATAGGAAGATCCACTCTCGCCATAAACCTTCAATATGTTGATAAAAGAACCTGCATTGAAACCATACCAACCAAACCACAACAAAAATGTTCCCAACACAACCAATGTGCCACTATGTCCACGCATTGTCACGGACCGGCCTTCATGATCAAACCGGCCGATCCTAGGCCCCTCTATCAGGGCACCCCACAATCCGGCAATGCCTCCGACCAAGTGCACAACTCCGGAACCGGCAAAGTCAATTACACCGGAACCAAACAAGAGATTCTCGGCACGAGCAGGGCTAGCAAAACCGTCGGCAGACCAAAACCAATGTGACACAATTGGGTACACAAATCCTGTCAAGAAAGATGAGTATATCAAATAGGCCACGAACTGAGTCCTTTCGGCGATGGAGCCACTAGTGATTCCGGCAGCGGCAATGGCAAAGGCCCATTGGTAGAGAAAGAAGCCGTAGTCAAAAGAAGGGTATTGGAAGTATCGTGGTGGTGTGTTGAAATATTGGCGGTGAAGCCATGGCTGAAGAGTGCTGCAGGGAAGAAAGGCTGCAGAGGCTGTGCAGGCAGAGTTGCAAGTGGAACTGCAGCATGCAAGTGTAGTTGTGCTTGGTGCAGGGCTGCAAGCATAGCTGCTCTCTCTGGCGAATGGTGAAGGTGAAGGCGAAGGATGTCATTTGCTCAAGTTGGTGGTCGTTTCCTTCATTTGGTGTCGTTTGAAGCTCTTCCTACATTATTTAATGCAAGATCAAATTTGCAGATTTTCTCTCCTCAATTCCTGGTTGTTTGTCACTCAATCAACTACTATTCCTTAATTTCTGGTTTCCTTGGTTTGTATAAATCTAGTTTTCAACTTTGTACTGTACACAGTAGGTTAAcaacttcttttttcttgttatttAAGTTCTCTCTTGTTCTTGTAATCTTCAACTGAATGAAACACTTGGAACATTTTGCCAAGTTCAGTTCACCATTTTCAACAAAGGGGAAGGAAAATCGCTGAGGCCAAAGAATTGCTTGCCGATGAAGCCATTGGAGGGAGTTCCATAGGCGAAGGCGAACCCTACAAGGTAGTAGAAGATGCCGCCGGTGGCGGCGTCGAGGACGTTGGTGAGCATAATGTTCATGGTGTTTTTGGCGCGAACGAAGCCGGCGCAGAGCATGGCGAAGCCGAGCTGCATGGCAAAGACAAGGTACGCGGAAAAGAGAAGGTACGTGTTGTCAACTGCATAGCCCGTGTCGACAAACTTGTTTGACATGGCACCGAAGCGGCCACAGATGTATTCCGCGGCCGCTGTGGCATTGGGGCCGAGGAGTGGCTGGAGGTCGGTGGCGGAGCAAGTGATGGCCGCCATTGCAGGGAGAAATGTGGAGAGGGGTGTAAAGACACAGAATCTGAATAAAAGGAATGGAGGGTTTTATAGTGAGAAACCGAAGATTCTTTAGAATTCAAGAGATTCTCAAGAATTTGGTTATGAATGGGAGATTCTTGAGAGATTCCGGAGTGAAAAGTAGAGGTTGTCCATGTACATAGGGATTACAGTTCATCACTTTAGCATTCTTGCTGtgaaattatgaattttactTCCAAAAAAGGAAGGAAATTGGAAAATAACGTGGGGAATTTCAAATTCTATACCAAGTGAAACGAATGTTTTAACAACACGTTATTATTGAAAAGAATATGTTAACAATATTCTTTCATCAGTTGTCCAAtagttttgtttctttcatcaTATATACATTTCATTCCTGTTTTGCTTCTAATTACTTGTTATGGGGGTGCATGATATTTGAAATTACGGTCTTTTTCTATAGTTGTAAACGCTCTCAACCACTACTATTTTAGGCATATCACACAGCTGCTAATTACCTTGAGCACTAGGCGTTTACGTATAGAACTACTGTGTTGAAGTGTCAACCTTTTTTAGCCATGAGAAGTCTAAAGAATAGAGATTCCATAATGAAGAGAAAGACGAAATGCTGATAGATACATGTATCTGCTGTCTTCATGTTTTAATGATGTAAGACCCAACTTAACTAGCAAACTAACATTTGGCAAAGAATCAGGATTGCACAACATGGTGATTTCCCTTGCCTTCATCTGCTTTAGAATTTTGACTAGGAACTCGGTATCATGAGAAATGCAGCCTACTGTGGAAGAGCCCAGCCTCCGGCTTTGAATTCTTTGTAGAAGCTGGATCTTTTAGAAACAACAGCAAACACTGCACACCCAGCAAAGAGTTGTGTTAAGGCAACAAGATTTAAACAAATGAAAACTTCATGACTACAATAAGTGAAAGCACACCTGGGATCCCTGGAATAATGAAATTGGCTTCTTTCAGAATATCGTAGAGTGTTCTTTTTTCGTTTACTTTGACCCACTTGGAGGAACCTTTGCCTGAGGCACATCAGATAATGGATGATTAGCTAACACTGGAAGAAGGCAAAACCTACGGAGAGGGTATAATCTTTGCAAAAAGTGAGTATAAAGCGGACCAAAGCAATTAGTTGAATCACTATAAGAAATAGATCACCAAATTGATAAGTCAAATACAACACTTAGTTGGAACAGAACTAAAGAAGATGCATGAAAAGTAAGAGATGACTATCAGATATCCCAAATGAACTGCAAGATTGTATTAGAGTTCATTAGGTATGAAATATCATACATTGATCGTAGTGAGGAAAAAGCTCAAAGACCCCATCTCAAAATCACCAATCTAATTTCAGTCTCTGAACTTGTATCACATGAGCACATACAATCTACAGACAAGATTTATTATTTGTATCGCACATCCAACTGAAAACATAATTATATGTAGTGACCGAACACCCAAGACGCACAGGatctaacaaaaaaaaaacacacaggACAGaggttttattaaaatagcaaaGGTGTAAACTTCTATAGTACGATAAATAAAGTTGTCATAGTGTAAGATTTCTGCACTGAAAGCCTAATAATCATGTGAATAGGCTAAGGTATATCAGCACACCACTGACGGTATAAGCTCTCACAGCATAACCTCTACATACACTCATGAactatgattttgatttcttcCCTAATTGACAAATCACTGGTAAAGATTACAGATAAAGGAGTAAAGTAATGTACATATCAATAGCTATCACATGAAAGAGGAAATTGGAAGGAAAATAATTTGAATTCCTCTCACCTGCTGAGCTTCCAACATTAGAATTATTAGTTGCATCTTTTTCTTCCCCGACCATGCTTTCTAGATTGGATGCTGGAGTTCCCTCAAGGAGACCACGGAGAATCTTTGTCTTTGGCAATGGAACTCCTGATTCGGCCTGGTAAACGAAAAGGTGGAGGAAATAAAATGAGGCACAACTATGCGACCtctaaagatacagaaaatCATTACTTAAGAGTACTTGGATGTGCATCCAACAAGCTTCAGGGAATAGGAAATTGCGAGGGCTAGTGTTCTATgagttttaaatttttaatacaCAGACACGCACAAAAAATTCCCTAGAAAAAGATAGCCGTCACATTTTTACCCAATATCAGTGCAACACAAAAGAAATATCCTCAAAAGTCAATTTCTACCAACAAGCCAGAGTAAACTCATGCCCTGACAGTTGGGCTAGACAAACCCACAAGCTAATCAcaatttatgtccaacaggcATACTAGAGTCCAGTAGAGATCATGTGAAAAAGTGAATCGCAACATCCTAGTACTTTATCTATCATCAGTTCATGTGGTTGATATGGTAACATTGGTTAGTAAAAATCAGCTGATTGATATCATAAtcacaaaaaaagaagaagcagaaaACACATAACCGCATGCCAACTAAAAGATCATTTGCTGAAGAAATTCAATATGGAAGAATTTACAAATGAGACTTGAATGGACTATGAACTTCCTTCCATTATACATACAGGAGTTCAAGAACAAAATCACATTCAATCAAATGACTTACTTCATAGTATAGTTCAACAGCATCACGAACATAATTGTGTTCCTGGTCCCATGGCAAAGGAGGGGCGCTTTCTGAAAACATGTTTGGGGGTTCAGGAAATAACAAAATCCACATTTGTTGAATATCATCACATAccacataaaataattattgaaAATTCATCTCCGAAAATTTGAGACAACACTTTCTAAAGAAGGATATCATATCAAGATGAGCCGAGAACATTTCTGTCTCACAGAAATCCTCGATAAAGTCACTGGACATAACCTCTGgatacaaaagaagaacagGCCAATGAAGAATACTATTTTTGTCCAATACAGGCTTTCTAGCTCCAGTAAGTTCTTGATATATTGGATTCCCAACCTTCAAGCATCTTTTTTCAATCGCAGAAACAATGTCCTGctcaaaaaataaacaaaaatcagcTTCCTAACATACACCACAAACAGACTAATTCAAAATAATATCATCCCAATAGCACAACAATCACACCTTAGCCTCAGAAAGAGCCTTGGAGACTTGAGCCTCGCGCTGTTCAAGTTCCATCCTCTTCAACTCAACCTGTCCTAACAGCTTCTGTAACCCTTCATTACTTGTGTCAATTTCAAGCCCTTTTTTGCAATATGAAATCGAATCATCCAACAAGTTCAATGATGAACACGCTTTCGCAGCTCGGTACAATGCCTAAACCAAAATGCCAAATATCCTCAACTCCCCAAAACAACCAAAAATCCAACCTTTACAAACAAAAACCAGCTGAGAACAAGCACATGTTTTGAGAACTAGTAACTACCTTAACATTGATGTTACTGAGCCTAATTGCCTCCTCAGCATCAGTAAGAGCACGTCTGTAGTTACCAAGCAGAAGATTGACATGGGCTCTATTGGAATACAGCAGAGACGTCTCAGGGTCACTCAAAGCTTGGTTATTGATGGCCCTGGTGTAACAGTCTATGGCATCCGAGTAATACTTCTTACCCTTCTTCACAAACTCGTTGCCCTTCTCCTGCACAAACCCAGATAAACTTTAAACACAAGAGACCAGAAGAATCACGATAATGTTTAGTTGttgagagaaaaagagaggacCTTGAGTTCAATAGCAGCAGATTCTTTGAGGGCTGCGATGGCGTCGAGGTCAGCCTTTTCACTTTCGGTTTGGGGTTCGGCGCCTTTTTCCATCCAGAGTGCCATTGCTTTTGTGTATCTGAAACTCGGTTCTTCCCAACTAGTTTGTTCTTCTGCTACTTCGTATAACCTGCGAACTCAGCTAGTAGAAAGAGGCAGAGGACCGTTTTCTGTTTAGTTtggaatttttgttttttggcaAAGTGTTtagtttggactttggagaCTCCTAGTCATGACATGATGACCATACTAGGGTcactccttttcttttcttgaagAAAATTTGGAGATCGTTTGAGACCGCGAGCACTAATTGTGATGGCTACGATGATCATATTTGCTCTTTGGGGAGTAGAAAATTATGGAAAAGGGAAAATCAATCGATCACTATCAACAATGTATGTGGAATACTCTCTCACATAAATACAATTGTGAATTAGAACATGATGCTCAAGTTTTTCGATAAAAGTAAACACAGCTTAAAGAGTATCATGCAATATTTTCATATTGATTCAATTCATAATATTTTATACTTTCATCAACGCTTAAATAATGAAGTACTTTGTAACACgtatttttttcaatcttaATCGATGTAGCACACAAAAATGGGGGTATTGTCTTTACCTCAATACCAAACACAAAAATGTCTATACAATTGCGAAAGACACATCAATTTTGTATTTTGCCATGAACTTCACGCAGCAACAACTCAGACCTACAAACAATCCTCCTACTGTCACAAACTATACGCTCAATCATCTCATGCCTCTCTGCCGGCCTCAACGGTTTCAACAACAAATGCGTTCTCCCCACCATCTCCGATCTCTTACTGTAAATCTCCCTCGCCGGCACCACATGTCTCCACCAAAAATCTGAAAGACCCTGCTCCAAAACACCCCAATAATCCCTATCCCTATACAACTTAAACAAGCTGCTCCCATTTATAGTCCAAACATAGAAATGCATCCACTCCTTGTCAAGAATTTCCATCAGCCCCTGCGCCTGGGGGACACACTGCGCCGGAATGCGCCTCCACGGCCACGCCCTGCTCTTCTCCCCATCGAAAAATGGGCACCTGATTTCAAGTACTCCACTCGACTCGATTATTCCATCTGGTGAAGCTGCAAGCCAATCAGCTCTGCTATGGACTTGGAACCCAACAGGGGAGACATCGAGTTGGGTTATCATCTTGTACTTTTGAAGAGCTTCTGCTTCTTTGATGTTACTCCAGGAGGTGGACAGGTTACCTGAGAACGGCTTGACTGCTCCGATCTTTTCTCGCCAGAGCCGCACCCTCTGGCGAGGCCAGAACCCGACAGCCGCCGCGAATGTGCTGGCCGTCAGTTTATCTTGTCTCAGCTGTTGCCAGTTCTTGGAGGTGTTCTGGAGAGTGATTGCATAAGCAGGGGAGAAGTTTCGACAGAACTGAAACTGGGTTCGGATGATGGGTATGTGGATAGCTGCAAGCATTACTAGGATGGAGATGATCGAGAATTTTGAGGACACGAACATGTTTCAGGGTTTTGGGGATTATGCTTCAGGGTTTTGGGTTCCATGGTTTTTGGGGGGTTTAGACTTTAGAGATACAGGCAGAGGTTTTGGTAAATTGAATGTGCGCTTTCAAAAGGGGCTACGTTATTTGCTGACTTTGCTCTTATAAACTTTGACAACCTTTCATTTCTTTAACCATGGCAATCTGCTTTTTGCAACAGCTTCATACCGGCACTGCCATCGAGCACGAAGCTGCCTGAAGAGCGCGATTCAATATAAGCTGCAGCAGATTCCTAGAGGATCAAAGACCAGCATGCACTAATGATACAAAAAAACAAGGAAATTCGGAAATGGGAGAAAGGTTAATTAATAAATAGGAGAATATTGGAACAACCAGGCTCTCCCTATACAGTATCTGCAAGACTCCAACCTAAGGGCACTGTACACCAGGGATTCAAAAGGACTATACAGTGCTACCATAGCTCCTTTATACCTATTACACTTGACCTCCAATGGGTTAAACTAGCTTCCTCCTATTCTAAACCACAAAAGGTAACAGTCGCGCTAAACCTCTGCAAGCTTCAATTATTTACGGAAGCACAGAGTGACCACCGACGCTCAGCTACACCTGAGTGGGACTGTTGAAAGAGGTTTCAAAATCAAAGTAAAGCATCCCCGAGTCAACAAGAGGCGGCCCTGGATAGAATTGATCCAATTGAGATGTCACAGAATCATTTGTTACTGGTGGAATTGGCTGATTGTCTAATAACCAGTTATCAAAATCGCTCTCCAAACCCTTGAGGTTAGGGTATTCATTGGACTGGTAATCTGGTTCCTTGACTTGAGCTGGCCCA from Argentina anserina chromosome 2, drPotAnse1.1, whole genome shotgun sequence carries:
- the LOC126783116 gene encoding ammonium transporter 1 member 4-like, translating into MAAITCSATDLQPLLGPNATAAAEYICGRFGAMSNKFVDTGYAVDNTYLLFSAYLVFAMQLGFAMLCAGFVRAKNTMNIMLTNVLDAATGGIFYYLVGFAFAYGTPSNGFIGKQFFGLSDFPSPSFDYGFFLYQWAFAIAAAGITSGSIAERTQFVAYLIYSSFLTGFVYPIVSHWFWSADGFASPARAENLLFGSGVIDFAGSGVVHLVGGIAGLWGALIEGPRIGRFDHEGRSVTMRGHSGTLVVLGTFLLWFGWYGFNAGSFINILKVYGESGSSYGQWSAVGRTAVTSTLAGCAAALTTLFGKRLLSGHWNVIDVCNGLLGKFAAITSGCSVVDPSAAIICGIIAAWVLIGCNMLAEKLTYDDPLEAAQLHGGCGTWGIIFTTLFAKKAYVNEVYPGHPDRPFGLFMGGGAKLLAAHLVQIVVVAAFVSVTMGTLFFLLHKLKLLRISSEEEMAGVDVTSHGGLAYVYSEEGAMKSGYMASNGGPNV
- the LOC126784094 gene encoding uncharacterized protein LOC126784094 — protein: MLAAIHIPIIRTQFQFCRNFSPAYAITLQNTSKNWQQLRQDKLTASTFAAAVGFWPRQRVRLWREKIGAVKPFSGNLSTSWSNIKEAEALQKYKMITQLDVSPVGFQVHSRADWLAASPDGIIESSGVLEIRCPFFDGEKSRAWPWRRIPAQCVPQAQGLMEILDKEWMHFYVWTINGSSLFKLYRDRDYWGVLEQGLSDFWWRHVVPAREIYSKRSEMVGRTHLLLKPLRPAERHEMIERIVCDSRRIVCRSELLLREVHGKIQN
- the LOC126783571 gene encoding uncharacterized protein LOC126783571, which encodes MALWMEKGAEPQTESEKADLDAIAALKESAAIELKEKGNEFVKKGKKYYSDAIDCYTRAINNQALSDPETSLLYSNRAHVNLLLGNYRRALTDAEEAIRLSNINVKALYRAAKACSSLNLLDDSISYCKKGLEIDTSNEGLQKLLGQVELKRMELEQREAQVSKALSEAKDIVSAIEKRCLKVGNPIYQELTGARKPVLDKNSILHWPVLLLYPEVMSSDFIEDFCETEMFSAHLDMMFSESAPPLPWDQEHNYVRDAVELYYEAESGVPLPKTKILRGLLEGTPASNLESMVGEEKDATNNSNVGSSAGKGSSKWVKVNEKRTLYDILKEANFIIPGIPVFAVVSKRSSFYKEFKAGGWALPQ